The Cryptosporangium minutisporangium DNA segment TGCGTACGACGTTCGTGCGCGCCAACCTGATGGACAACCTGCAGGGGCTCGGCCGGTTCGACGTCATCTTCCTGCGCAACGTGATGATCTACTTCGGTGCCGATACGAAGGTCGCCCTGGTCGAGCGGTTGGAGGAGATGCTCCAGCCCGGAGGGCACCTGATCGTCAGCCTGTCCGAGACCCTGAAGGGCATCACATCCCGGCTCACGATGGTGGAGCCGTCCGTCTACTGCCGTACCGGAGCGGACGGTGTTTGAGGCCGGCGACGTGATCCTCCACCCCGGCGACTTCTGCTTCGCGTCGGCGGGAACGCGGATCCGGACGCTGCTCGGCTCCTGCGTCTCGATCTCGATGTGGCACCCGCGGCGGCGCATCGGCGGAATGTGTCACTACATGATTCCGCGCCGCCGTCGCCCCGCGGACGCCGGGCACGAACTGAACGGTCGCTACGCCGACGAGGCGATCGAGCTGTTCCTCCGCGAGCTGTCCCGGACCCGCACGATGCCACACGAGTACCAGGTGAAGATGTTCGGCGGTGGTAACCAGTTCCCGGCTGCTCGCCGCGCGCTAGACATCCCGCGGCAGAACATCGAGATCGGGCTGGAGCTGCTGGAACAGCACGGCTTCGAGCTGACCGCCACGCACCTGGGCGGCACCGGGGCGCGGCACATCGTGTTCGACCTGTCCGACGGCGGAGTCTGGATGAAACACACCGGGCAGACCGTGGCGGACCAGGCGGCCGCAGAAGCCGAGCAGCGGGCGGAGCAGTCCGCATGAGCATCGGGGTGCTGATCGTCGACGACTCGGCCGTGGTGCGGCAGGCGCTGTCGGCGCGACTGACCAGCAGCGGTGACATCGAAGTGATCGGCGTGGCCGCCGACCCGATCTTCGCGATGGAGCGGATGAACCGCGCCTGGCCGGACGTGGTCGTCCTGGACATCGAGATGCCCAGGATGGACGGCATCACGTTCCTGAAGAAGATCATGACGACGCGTCCGACGCCGGTCGTCATCTGCTCGACGATGACGGCGCGCGGCGCGGAGACCACGATGGAGGCGCTCGCCGCCGGGGCGGTCAGCGTCATTCCGAAACCGACCAGCGGTCTCCGGCAGTTCATCCAGGACGAGGGCGGCGACATCGTCGCGGCGGTGCGCGCGGCGGCGCGCAGCAACGTCCAGCGGGCACAGAACGCCGCCCGCACTCCGGTGCGGGTCGGCGCGACGCCAGTCTTCGACCGCGGGCCCTCCCTGACCACGACGACCGACCGGGTGGTCGCGATCGGCACGTCGACCGGCGGCACTCAGGCGCTGGAAGTGGTGCTCACCGCGCTGCCGCCCACCTCGTCGGGCATCGTCATCGTCCAGCACATGCCGGAGAAGTTCACCGCGGCGTTCGCGGCCCGGCTGGACGGGCTGTGTGAGCTGGAGGTGTCCGAGGCGGTCGACGGCGACCGAGTGCTGACCGGACGAGCGCTGGTCGCGCCGGGCGGTCGGCACATGGAGCTGCGTCGCGACGGCGCGCAGTACCGCGTCCGGGTCTTCGACGGCCCGCTGGTCAACCGGCATCGCCCGTCGGTCGACGTGCTGTTCCGGTCGGTCGCCAAGATGGCCGGGCGGAACGCGCTCGGCGTCATCATGACCGGCATGGGCGACGACGGCGCCCGTGGCCTGCTCGAGATGCGGCAGGCAGGAGCTCTCACGGTGGCCCAGGACGAGGCCACCAGCCTGGTGTACGGCATGCCGCACGAGGCCATGCGGCTCGGCGCGGCCGACCGTGAAGCGCCGCTGTCCGCGATACCCGAGGTGATCCGCAAATATGGCTGAGCTGCTCGTGGCACTGGTAACCCTCGTTGTCGGTCTCGGCGTCGGCTACGGCGTGGGCTCGCGGCGTGGTCGACCAGCCGACGGTGGTGTGCAGGCGAAGAGCGACGTCGTCGGCTACCACCGCAGCGTCGTCGACTTCACCGGAGCCGTCGCGCCGGTCTGGTCGGCGCAGGTCGACACCTCCCGGGTGCAGATGGAGACGGCGATCAGCGGCGTCACCGCCCAGTTCGCGGGAATCGTCGACAACCTCGACACGGTGCTCGACTCGTCCGCCGGCGTCCTGCACGGCGACTCGGGGGCCGTCTTCGATCGCAGCCGGGAACGCCTGGGCGAGGTGGTCAACACGCTCGAGGGCGCGGTGATGATGAAACGCCAGGCACTCGACGAGCTCCGCACGCTGGTCGAGCTCAACGACGAGCTCAAACGCATGGCTGCTG contains these protein-coding regions:
- a CDS encoding chemotaxis protein CheD, which produces MFEAGDVILHPGDFCFASAGTRIRTLLGSCVSISMWHPRRRIGGMCHYMIPRRRRPADAGHELNGRYADEAIELFLRELSRTRTMPHEYQVKMFGGGNQFPAARRALDIPRQNIEIGLELLEQHGFELTATHLGGTGARHIVFDLSDGGVWMKHTGQTVADQAAAEAEQRAEQSA
- a CDS encoding chemotaxis response regulator protein-glutamate methylesterase, which translates into the protein MSIGVLIVDDSAVVRQALSARLTSSGDIEVIGVAADPIFAMERMNRAWPDVVVLDIEMPRMDGITFLKKIMTTRPTPVVICSTMTARGAETTMEALAAGAVSVIPKPTSGLRQFIQDEGGDIVAAVRAAARSNVQRAQNAARTPVRVGATPVFDRGPSLTTTTDRVVAIGTSTGGTQALEVVLTALPPTSSGIVIVQHMPEKFTAAFAARLDGLCELEVSEAVDGDRVLTGRALVAPGGRHMELRRDGAQYRVRVFDGPLVNRHRPSVDVLFRSVAKMAGRNALGVIMTGMGDDGARGLLEMRQAGALTVAQDEATSLVYGMPHEAMRLGAADREAPLSAIPEVIRKYG